The Actinomadura graeca nucleotide sequence GCGTCGCCGGACCCGGTGATCTTCTTCGAGCCGAAGCGCCGGTACTGGGACAAGGCCGAGATCGACACCGAGTCGACGGACTGGACGCCGCTGCACGCGGCCAGGATCGTCCGGCCGGGCGAGGACGTGACGGTGCTGGCGTACGGGCCGTCGGTCAAGACGTGCCTGGAGGCAGCGGCGGCGGCCGGCGAGGAGGGACGGTCGGTCGAGGTCATCGACCTGCGGTCGCTGAACCCGCTCGACACCGAGACGGTGGTGGGCTCGGTGGACCGGACGGGACGCTGCGTCGTGGTGCACGAGGCGCCCGTGTTCGGCGGGTTCGGCGCCGAGCTGGCCGCGCGGATCACCGAGCGGTGCTTCTACCGGCTGGAGGCGCCGGTGCTGCGGGTCGGCGGGTTCTCCACGCCGTATCCGCCGTCCCGCGTCGAGGACCAGTACCTGCCCGACCTCGACCGCATCCTGGACGCGGTCGACCGGACCTTCGCGTGGTGACGCCGGTGA carries:
- a CDS encoding alpha-ketoacid dehydrogenase subunit beta, yielding MTTLTLGKAMNEGLRKAMEGDPKVLVMGEDVGKLGGVFRVTDGLQKDFGEERVIDTPLAESGIVGTAIGLALRGYRPVVEIQFDGFVFPAADQIITQLAKMRMRSLGAVSLPVVIRIPCGGGIGAVEHHSESPEAYFTHTAGLRVVSCSNPVDAYSMIQQSIASPDPVIFFEPKRRYWDKAEIDTESTDWTPLHAARIVRPGEDVTVLAYGPSVKTCLEAAAAAGEEGRSVEVIDLRSLNPLDTETVVGSVDRTGRCVVVHEAPVFGGFGAELAARITERCFYRLEAPVLRVGGFSTPYPPSRVEDQYLPDLDRILDAVDRTFAW